The following are encoded together in the Labrus mixtus chromosome 2, fLabMix1.1, whole genome shotgun sequence genome:
- the LOC132987569 gene encoding calmodulin-regulated spectrin-associated protein 3-like isoform X1 yields MVDSPGAMKKTFSVPEIKPLDQYDFNRAKICASVRWLLSKSYGSAENVPVELREPLYTDQYGQEHLKPSISKLLLSPEIYCRAQALLAQAHATSPPATQGSPADNSALLQFLIKKGVPAMVQDTDITEEDLSHVPIKTKSHLALIESLITLAAKEAVGQVKMAPEAEQMGVGAPWENALLFWVNRLNQKLRESTEEEEPPRSQTCTDLQPAQDPCQSTRWYWKLVPHAIAFCLKESGNKPPVIRYRKDKVLSKLTPTFPLVSAVKDLSNGCAIAAVLHFYCPSLLPLEDVCLKDTMSVADSLYNLQLIKEFCESSLQSCCPLAVEDLLYAPPVLHLNIMSFIAELLEWFEIKKPDFVKPIEPIDLTDISGLLDCTSPVNGNSNSGSPSFIFKQPFVAISSPVSPENKCWTKKQIGRPLSAVTFSIPFGLDSDVDIVMGNPIDSVFRSVSTDSLTTGIPAMTSPPEDFSHLVSASVPSQRSSWGPYAHTAPLGELPTIEEALQVVHSPGNKDRRKEKTAEKVGRGLLGGRPEPRLRPEGAPAGFFLHSPEEDNPQLSSSAPCRSGVLYRPVGGEVVDSKRQGRGERRERKGRTSDMSRDDDSVLRDGSVDSSEASDDAPRNAPGNIRPSTSRQGNHSTSNSPRMTNFAERRDSRRRHPAAPGEDSASATTPTTPGTPHTPSTPAGAPSRQDSPGPRGPEPGSEAWELGARLEEKRKSIEAQKRRIEAIFAKHRQRLGKTAFLQLKKEQGEGGGQGTEEDNLTLEERLNQMEEQLKQEEEKEEKDKKDKEKDGEKEKEKPSVSNPPRLEKQVTFSIDSKKGAEKGAEKEKGGETVIVEYNEVVQKLSEALQSLQKDMQKLTEQQQQIMSNQRPRNTSKTTPKSTSRSNTKPLVKTPPHTPTKTPPRTPTKTPTRSSTKAWVIPAAPSPPSGSSPSRRSHVLSSPKNPIISSSCPAPRTKIHSSTTPRSPKHHPRPQHQPHPRPSELKFPPLNRVLTPTHNVDTIPHLRRVSPSKCQVQTSSSFRIGGQRTPQESPQPTQQPQPDDSTSDTASSETPTQFSLELEQEDMEVVGGLPVFQQPRQDRLRAACGSSSEALSECSFESDTLSLSAVYSAGGDGVRGGDADKRCSMIEVSLSSLGGQEGGSDEPTDEGHEFSSDSMSDHTESAVEPSGGLAAEPSDPIEQLDLATGTTSFPEQQTEGSEGSEGEQIRQPETLEPSVEQNELGPKGGIQFFFKEEVLSEEEMAQRRALLLEKQQKRTEELRRRRQWHEQERPLSPDKRMASPSNTPPAVTTSPSPTPPATPVRWGQFTRGEYARRHQLRIMEDLGKVLQQKSTPQGRSSAKKTRSRPRSMTREETKLSLSPAKGTSGSKLTKVYSHSSLNLAATDEPGNRSADPTKKPQSRPDSPSGCVIPSRLANQNGDKDWETGSNGTSPAKEYTGPKLFKEPSFKSNKFIIHNALSRCCLAGKVNETQKTKIVEEMEKSPANHFLILFRDSNCQFRGVYTMNSDSQELVRLAGMGPRTIGSTHVESIYKYSSDRKQFSAIPSKTMGMSVDAFTIPNHLWQGGGGGGGGGSRRASITKKAVITK; encoded by the exons aaaatgttcctGTGGAGTTGCGGGAGCCGCTTTATACGGACCAGTATGGACAAGAGCACCTCAAGCCGTCAATTTCCAAGCTGCTACTCTCCCCGGAGATCTACTGCAGGGCCCAGGCCCTGCTAGCCCAGGCTCATGCCACCTCTCCTCCTGCCACGCAGGGGTCCCCTGCAGACAACTCGGCCCTGCTGCAGTTTCTTATCAAGAAAGGTGTCCCTGCAATGGTCCAGGATACAGACATCACAGAGGAGGACCTCAGCCATGTACCCATCAAGACG AAATCCCACCTGGCTCTGATTGAATCTCTGATCACTCTGGCGGCTAAAGAAGCGGTGGGTCAGGTGAAGATGGCGCCGGAGGCGGAGCAGATGGGTGTCGGGGCTCCGTGGGAGAATGCTCTGCTCTTCTGGGTCAACAGG CTGAACCAGAAGTTAAGAGaaagcacagaagaagaagagccaCCCAGATCACAGACGTGTACAGACCTGCAGCCTGCTCAGGACCcg TGTCAGTCCACCCGCTGGTACTGGAAACTAGTCCCT CATGCTATCGCTTTTTGTTTGAAGGAGTCGGGGAATAAGCCACCTGTG aTTCGCTATAGGAAGGACAAAGTGCTGTCCAAGCTCACTCCTACTTTCCCTCTGGTTTCTGCGGTCAAAGATCTGTCTAATGGCTGCGCTATAGCTGCTGTGCTGCATTTCTACTGCCCCAGCCTGCTGCCTCTAGAgg ATGTGTGTCTGAAGGACACCATGTCAGTGGCTGACAGTCTCTACAACCTGCAGCTGATTAAAGAGTTTTGCGAGAGCAGTTTGCAGAGCTGCTGCCCCCTGGCTGTGGAGGACCTGCTCTATGCGCCCCCTGTTTTGCAT CTGAACATCATGAGCTTCATAGCTGAGCTGCTGGAGTGGTTTGAGATTAAGAAGCCGGATTTTGTCAAGCCCATAGAGCCCATCGACCTCACAG ATATTTCAGGTTTACTAGACTGCACAAGTCCTGTGAACGGAAACAGCAACAG tggttcaCCTTCGTTCATCTTTAAACAACCCTTTGTGGCAATCTCGTCCCCAGTGTCACCAG aaaacaaatgttggaCAAAGAAACAAATCGG TCGTCCCCTGTCAGCAGTGACTTTCAGCATCCCATTTGGACTGGACAGTGATGTTGACATTGTGATGGGAAACCCAATAGATTCTGTCTTTCGCTCTGTCAGCACTGACAGCCTCACCACCGGCATCCCTGCGATGACTTCGCCCCCAGAAGACTTCAGCCACCTGGTCAGCGCTTCAGTACCATCGCAGCGTTCCTCCTGGGGTCCTTATGCACACACAGCACCACTTGGAGAACTGCCAACCATCGAGGAAGCACTCCAGGTGGTTCATAGTCCTGGCAATAAAGATCggagaaaggaaaagacagcaGAGAAAGTTGGAAGAGGATTGCTTGGAGGAAGGCCAGAACCTAGGTTACGCCCTGAAGGAGCCCCTGCTGGTTTTTTCCTACATTCCCCTGAGGAGGATAATCCACAGCTCAGCAGCTCTGCTCCATGTCGCTCTGGGGTCCTCTATCGACCTGTTGGAGGAGAAGTGGTTGATTCTAAAAGACAAggaaggggggagaggagagagagaaaagggcgCACCTCTGATATGTCACGTGATGACGACTCTGTACTACGAGATGGAAGTGTTGACTCCTCTGAAGCATCAGATGATGCCCCTAGAAATGCCCCAGGTAATATTCGACCCAGTACAAGTCGCCAGGGAAACCACAGTACCAGCAACAGTCCAAGGATGACGAACTTTGCTGAACGACGAGACAGTAGACGGCGACATCCAGCTGCTCCCGGGGAGGATTCAGCCTCTGCTACAACCCCAACAACTCCAGGCACTCCACATACACCTTCCACTCCAGCAGGGGCACCTAGCCGCCAGGACAGCCCAGGTCCAAGAGGCCCCGAACCCGGCTCAGAGGCCTGGGAGTTGGGGGCTCGTCTGGAGGAAAAACGAAAAAGCATTGAAGCCCAAAAAAGACGTATCGAAGCCATCTTTGCCAAGCACAGACAAAGGCTTGGAAAAACTGCTTTCCTTCAACTGAAAAAAGAgcagggagaggggggaggccAGGGAACAGAGGAGGATAATCTCACCCTGGAGGAGCGTCTCAATCAGATGGAGGAGCAACTGaagcaagaggaggagaaagaagagaaggacaagaaggacaaagaaaaggatggagagaaagagaaggagaagccATCTGTGTCCAATCCTCCTCGTTTGGAGAAGCAGGTCACATTCTCTATTGATAGTAAGAAAGGTGCAGAAAAAGgagcagagaaggagaaaggaggTGAAACTGTCATAGTTGAGTACAATGAAGTGGTTCAGAAATTGAGTGAAGCTCTGCAGTCACTACAGAAGGACATGCAGAAACTTACAGAACAGCAACAGCAGATCATGAGCAACCAAAGACCTAGAAATACATCAAAAACCACTCCAAAATCGACTTCGAGAAGTAACACCAAACCCCTAGTCAAAACTCCTCCTCATACCCCAACAAAGACACCACCAAGAACCCCTACTAAGACTCCTACAAGGAGTTCCACTAAAGCTTGGGTGATTCCTGCTGCTCCCAGTCCCCCTTCTGGTTCGTCCCCATCACGGCGATCTCATGTTCTTTCTTCCCCAAAAAACCCCATCATCTCTTCCTCCTGCCCTGCTCCTCGCACTAAAATCCATTCGTCAACCACTCCACGCAGTCCCAAGCATCATCCACGCCCCCAACATCAGCCTCATCCCCGTCCTTCTGAACTCAAGTTCCCCCCACTCAACCGTGTCCTGACACCAACCCATAATGTGGACACCATCCCCCACTTGAGGCGTGTGTCCCCAAGCAAGTGTCAGGTTcagacctcctcttccttccgAATTGGTGGACAACGGACTCCTCAAGAATCTCCTCAGCCTACCCAGCAGCCGCAGCCTGATGATAGCACCTCAGACACAGCTTCAAGTGAGACCCCAACTCAGTTTAGCCTGGAGCTGGAGCAAGAGGATATGGAGGTTGTAGGAGGGCTCCCGGTCTTTCAACAGCCAAGACAAGATCGTCTGAGAGCTGCATGTGGAAGCAGCTCCGAAGCACTTTCTGAGTGCTCATTTGAGAGCGATACTTTGTCCCTCTCTGCTGTGTACAGCGCAGGAGGTGATGGTGTGAGGGGTGGAGATGCAGACAAGCGCTGCAGCATGATTGAGGTATCGTTGTCATCTCTTGGAGGGCAAGAGGGAGGCAGCGATGAACCAACTGACGAAGGGCATGAGTTTTCTTCTGATTCCATGAGCGACCACACTGAATCTGCTGTGGAACCTTCTGGAGGACTGGCCGCTGAACCCTCAGACCCCATAGAGCAACTGGATCTGGCAACAGGAACCACCAGTTTTCCAGAACAACAAACAGAGGGTTCAGAGGGTTCAGAGGGTGAACAGATAAGACAGCCTGAAACTTTGGAACCAAGTGTAGAACAGAATGAGCTTGGGCCAAAAGGAGGAATTCAATTTTTCTTTAAG GAGGAAGTACTAAGTGAGGAGGAGATGGCCCAGCGTAGAGCACTTCTGTTGGAAAAGCAGCAGAAGAGAACTGAagaactgaggaggaggagacagtggCATGAACAAGAGag ACCATTATCCCCGGACAAAAGAATGGCATCTCCCTCCAATACCCCTCCTGCAGTCACAACCTCACCTTCACCTACACCTCCTGCCACACCAGTCCGTTGGGGTCAATTTACACGAGGGGAGTACGCTCGGCGGCATCAACTCAGAATCATGGAGGACTTGGGCAAAGTGCTTCAGCAAAAATCTACCCCTCAAGGACGATCCTCTGCAAAGAAAACCCGTTCAAGGCCTCGCAGCATGACTAGAGAGGAGACCAAGTTGTCACTTAGTCCTGCCAAAGGAACATCTg GCTCTAAGTTGACCAAAGTCTACTCTCATTCCTCCCTCAACCTGGCAGCCACAGATGAGCCAGGAAACAGATCTGCTGACCCCACTAAGAAACCCCAAAG CCGTCCTGATTCACCTTCAGGGTGTGTGATACCAAGCAGACTGGCAAATCAGAATGGGGATAAAGACTGGGAGACTGGTTCCAATGGAACATCTCCTGCCAAAGAATACACAG GTCCAAAGCTCTTCAAAGAACCGAGTTTCAAGTCCAACAAATTCATCATTCACAACGCTCTCTCTCGATGCTGCCTCGCTGGAAAGGTCAACGAAACACAAAAGACCAAGATAGTTGAG GAGATGGAGAAGAGTCCTGCCAACcacttcctcatcctcttccgTGATTCCAACTGCCAGTTCAGAGGCGTTTACACCATGAACTCTGACTCCCAGGAGCTTGTACGATTGGCTGGCATGGGCCCAAGGACAATAGGCTCCACCCATGTGGAGTCCATCTACAAATACAGCTCAGATAGGAAGCAGTTCAGTGCCATCCCCTCCAAAACCATGGGCATGAGTGTGGACGCCTTCACCATCCCTAATCATCTTTGgcaaggagggggaggagggggaggaggagggagcaggagaGCAAGCATTACCAAGAAGGCGGTCATTACCAAGTGA
- the LOC132987569 gene encoding calmodulin-regulated spectrin-associated protein 3-like isoform X2 yields the protein MVDSPGAMKKTFSVPEIKPLDQYDFNRAKICASVRWLLSKSYGSAENVPVELREPLYTDQYGQEHLKPSISKLLLSPEIYCRAQALLAQAHATSPPATQGSPADNSALLQFLIKKGVPAMVQDTDITEEDLSHVPIKTKSHLALIESLITLAAKEAVGQVKMAPEAEQMGVGAPWENALLFWVNRLNQKLRESTEEEEPPRSQTCTDLQPAQDPCQSTRWYWKLVPIRYRKDKVLSKLTPTFPLVSAVKDLSNGCAIAAVLHFYCPSLLPLEDVCLKDTMSVADSLYNLQLIKEFCESSLQSCCPLAVEDLLYAPPVLHLNIMSFIAELLEWFEIKKPDFVKPIEPIDLTDISGLLDCTSPVNGNSNSGSPSFIFKQPFVAISSPVSPENKCWTKKQIGRPLSAVTFSIPFGLDSDVDIVMGNPIDSVFRSVSTDSLTTGIPAMTSPPEDFSHLVSASVPSQRSSWGPYAHTAPLGELPTIEEALQVVHSPGNKDRRKEKTAEKVGRGLLGGRPEPRLRPEGAPAGFFLHSPEEDNPQLSSSAPCRSGVLYRPVGGEVVDSKRQGRGERRERKGRTSDMSRDDDSVLRDGSVDSSEASDDAPRNAPGNIRPSTSRQGNHSTSNSPRMTNFAERRDSRRRHPAAPGEDSASATTPTTPGTPHTPSTPAGAPSRQDSPGPRGPEPGSEAWELGARLEEKRKSIEAQKRRIEAIFAKHRQRLGKTAFLQLKKEQGEGGGQGTEEDNLTLEERLNQMEEQLKQEEEKEEKDKKDKEKDGEKEKEKPSVSNPPRLEKQVTFSIDSKKGAEKGAEKEKGGETVIVEYNEVVQKLSEALQSLQKDMQKLTEQQQQIMSNQRPRNTSKTTPKSTSRSNTKPLVKTPPHTPTKTPPRTPTKTPTRSSTKAWVIPAAPSPPSGSSPSRRSHVLSSPKNPIISSSCPAPRTKIHSSTTPRSPKHHPRPQHQPHPRPSELKFPPLNRVLTPTHNVDTIPHLRRVSPSKCQVQTSSSFRIGGQRTPQESPQPTQQPQPDDSTSDTASSETPTQFSLELEQEDMEVVGGLPVFQQPRQDRLRAACGSSSEALSECSFESDTLSLSAVYSAGGDGVRGGDADKRCSMIEVSLSSLGGQEGGSDEPTDEGHEFSSDSMSDHTESAVEPSGGLAAEPSDPIEQLDLATGTTSFPEQQTEGSEGSEGEQIRQPETLEPSVEQNELGPKGGIQFFFKEEVLSEEEMAQRRALLLEKQQKRTEELRRRRQWHEQERPLSPDKRMASPSNTPPAVTTSPSPTPPATPVRWGQFTRGEYARRHQLRIMEDLGKVLQQKSTPQGRSSAKKTRSRPRSMTREETKLSLSPAKGTSGSKLTKVYSHSSLNLAATDEPGNRSADPTKKPQSRPDSPSGCVIPSRLANQNGDKDWETGSNGTSPAKEYTGPKLFKEPSFKSNKFIIHNALSRCCLAGKVNETQKTKIVEEMEKSPANHFLILFRDSNCQFRGVYTMNSDSQELVRLAGMGPRTIGSTHVESIYKYSSDRKQFSAIPSKTMGMSVDAFTIPNHLWQGGGGGGGGGSRRASITKKAVITK from the exons aaaatgttcctGTGGAGTTGCGGGAGCCGCTTTATACGGACCAGTATGGACAAGAGCACCTCAAGCCGTCAATTTCCAAGCTGCTACTCTCCCCGGAGATCTACTGCAGGGCCCAGGCCCTGCTAGCCCAGGCTCATGCCACCTCTCCTCCTGCCACGCAGGGGTCCCCTGCAGACAACTCGGCCCTGCTGCAGTTTCTTATCAAGAAAGGTGTCCCTGCAATGGTCCAGGATACAGACATCACAGAGGAGGACCTCAGCCATGTACCCATCAAGACG AAATCCCACCTGGCTCTGATTGAATCTCTGATCACTCTGGCGGCTAAAGAAGCGGTGGGTCAGGTGAAGATGGCGCCGGAGGCGGAGCAGATGGGTGTCGGGGCTCCGTGGGAGAATGCTCTGCTCTTCTGGGTCAACAGG CTGAACCAGAAGTTAAGAGaaagcacagaagaagaagagccaCCCAGATCACAGACGTGTACAGACCTGCAGCCTGCTCAGGACCcg TGTCAGTCCACCCGCTGGTACTGGAAACTAGTCCCT aTTCGCTATAGGAAGGACAAAGTGCTGTCCAAGCTCACTCCTACTTTCCCTCTGGTTTCTGCGGTCAAAGATCTGTCTAATGGCTGCGCTATAGCTGCTGTGCTGCATTTCTACTGCCCCAGCCTGCTGCCTCTAGAgg ATGTGTGTCTGAAGGACACCATGTCAGTGGCTGACAGTCTCTACAACCTGCAGCTGATTAAAGAGTTTTGCGAGAGCAGTTTGCAGAGCTGCTGCCCCCTGGCTGTGGAGGACCTGCTCTATGCGCCCCCTGTTTTGCAT CTGAACATCATGAGCTTCATAGCTGAGCTGCTGGAGTGGTTTGAGATTAAGAAGCCGGATTTTGTCAAGCCCATAGAGCCCATCGACCTCACAG ATATTTCAGGTTTACTAGACTGCACAAGTCCTGTGAACGGAAACAGCAACAG tggttcaCCTTCGTTCATCTTTAAACAACCCTTTGTGGCAATCTCGTCCCCAGTGTCACCAG aaaacaaatgttggaCAAAGAAACAAATCGG TCGTCCCCTGTCAGCAGTGACTTTCAGCATCCCATTTGGACTGGACAGTGATGTTGACATTGTGATGGGAAACCCAATAGATTCTGTCTTTCGCTCTGTCAGCACTGACAGCCTCACCACCGGCATCCCTGCGATGACTTCGCCCCCAGAAGACTTCAGCCACCTGGTCAGCGCTTCAGTACCATCGCAGCGTTCCTCCTGGGGTCCTTATGCACACACAGCACCACTTGGAGAACTGCCAACCATCGAGGAAGCACTCCAGGTGGTTCATAGTCCTGGCAATAAAGATCggagaaaggaaaagacagcaGAGAAAGTTGGAAGAGGATTGCTTGGAGGAAGGCCAGAACCTAGGTTACGCCCTGAAGGAGCCCCTGCTGGTTTTTTCCTACATTCCCCTGAGGAGGATAATCCACAGCTCAGCAGCTCTGCTCCATGTCGCTCTGGGGTCCTCTATCGACCTGTTGGAGGAGAAGTGGTTGATTCTAAAAGACAAggaaggggggagaggagagagagaaaagggcgCACCTCTGATATGTCACGTGATGACGACTCTGTACTACGAGATGGAAGTGTTGACTCCTCTGAAGCATCAGATGATGCCCCTAGAAATGCCCCAGGTAATATTCGACCCAGTACAAGTCGCCAGGGAAACCACAGTACCAGCAACAGTCCAAGGATGACGAACTTTGCTGAACGACGAGACAGTAGACGGCGACATCCAGCTGCTCCCGGGGAGGATTCAGCCTCTGCTACAACCCCAACAACTCCAGGCACTCCACATACACCTTCCACTCCAGCAGGGGCACCTAGCCGCCAGGACAGCCCAGGTCCAAGAGGCCCCGAACCCGGCTCAGAGGCCTGGGAGTTGGGGGCTCGTCTGGAGGAAAAACGAAAAAGCATTGAAGCCCAAAAAAGACGTATCGAAGCCATCTTTGCCAAGCACAGACAAAGGCTTGGAAAAACTGCTTTCCTTCAACTGAAAAAAGAgcagggagaggggggaggccAGGGAACAGAGGAGGATAATCTCACCCTGGAGGAGCGTCTCAATCAGATGGAGGAGCAACTGaagcaagaggaggagaaagaagagaaggacaagaaggacaaagaaaaggatggagagaaagagaaggagaagccATCTGTGTCCAATCCTCCTCGTTTGGAGAAGCAGGTCACATTCTCTATTGATAGTAAGAAAGGTGCAGAAAAAGgagcagagaaggagaaaggaggTGAAACTGTCATAGTTGAGTACAATGAAGTGGTTCAGAAATTGAGTGAAGCTCTGCAGTCACTACAGAAGGACATGCAGAAACTTACAGAACAGCAACAGCAGATCATGAGCAACCAAAGACCTAGAAATACATCAAAAACCACTCCAAAATCGACTTCGAGAAGTAACACCAAACCCCTAGTCAAAACTCCTCCTCATACCCCAACAAAGACACCACCAAGAACCCCTACTAAGACTCCTACAAGGAGTTCCACTAAAGCTTGGGTGATTCCTGCTGCTCCCAGTCCCCCTTCTGGTTCGTCCCCATCACGGCGATCTCATGTTCTTTCTTCCCCAAAAAACCCCATCATCTCTTCCTCCTGCCCTGCTCCTCGCACTAAAATCCATTCGTCAACCACTCCACGCAGTCCCAAGCATCATCCACGCCCCCAACATCAGCCTCATCCCCGTCCTTCTGAACTCAAGTTCCCCCCACTCAACCGTGTCCTGACACCAACCCATAATGTGGACACCATCCCCCACTTGAGGCGTGTGTCCCCAAGCAAGTGTCAGGTTcagacctcctcttccttccgAATTGGTGGACAACGGACTCCTCAAGAATCTCCTCAGCCTACCCAGCAGCCGCAGCCTGATGATAGCACCTCAGACACAGCTTCAAGTGAGACCCCAACTCAGTTTAGCCTGGAGCTGGAGCAAGAGGATATGGAGGTTGTAGGAGGGCTCCCGGTCTTTCAACAGCCAAGACAAGATCGTCTGAGAGCTGCATGTGGAAGCAGCTCCGAAGCACTTTCTGAGTGCTCATTTGAGAGCGATACTTTGTCCCTCTCTGCTGTGTACAGCGCAGGAGGTGATGGTGTGAGGGGTGGAGATGCAGACAAGCGCTGCAGCATGATTGAGGTATCGTTGTCATCTCTTGGAGGGCAAGAGGGAGGCAGCGATGAACCAACTGACGAAGGGCATGAGTTTTCTTCTGATTCCATGAGCGACCACACTGAATCTGCTGTGGAACCTTCTGGAGGACTGGCCGCTGAACCCTCAGACCCCATAGAGCAACTGGATCTGGCAACAGGAACCACCAGTTTTCCAGAACAACAAACAGAGGGTTCAGAGGGTTCAGAGGGTGAACAGATAAGACAGCCTGAAACTTTGGAACCAAGTGTAGAACAGAATGAGCTTGGGCCAAAAGGAGGAATTCAATTTTTCTTTAAG GAGGAAGTACTAAGTGAGGAGGAGATGGCCCAGCGTAGAGCACTTCTGTTGGAAAAGCAGCAGAAGAGAACTGAagaactgaggaggaggagacagtggCATGAACAAGAGag ACCATTATCCCCGGACAAAAGAATGGCATCTCCCTCCAATACCCCTCCTGCAGTCACAACCTCACCTTCACCTACACCTCCTGCCACACCAGTCCGTTGGGGTCAATTTACACGAGGGGAGTACGCTCGGCGGCATCAACTCAGAATCATGGAGGACTTGGGCAAAGTGCTTCAGCAAAAATCTACCCCTCAAGGACGATCCTCTGCAAAGAAAACCCGTTCAAGGCCTCGCAGCATGACTAGAGAGGAGACCAAGTTGTCACTTAGTCCTGCCAAAGGAACATCTg GCTCTAAGTTGACCAAAGTCTACTCTCATTCCTCCCTCAACCTGGCAGCCACAGATGAGCCAGGAAACAGATCTGCTGACCCCACTAAGAAACCCCAAAG CCGTCCTGATTCACCTTCAGGGTGTGTGATACCAAGCAGACTGGCAAATCAGAATGGGGATAAAGACTGGGAGACTGGTTCCAATGGAACATCTCCTGCCAAAGAATACACAG GTCCAAAGCTCTTCAAAGAACCGAGTTTCAAGTCCAACAAATTCATCATTCACAACGCTCTCTCTCGATGCTGCCTCGCTGGAAAGGTCAACGAAACACAAAAGACCAAGATAGTTGAG GAGATGGAGAAGAGTCCTGCCAACcacttcctcatcctcttccgTGATTCCAACTGCCAGTTCAGAGGCGTTTACACCATGAACTCTGACTCCCAGGAGCTTGTACGATTGGCTGGCATGGGCCCAAGGACAATAGGCTCCACCCATGTGGAGTCCATCTACAAATACAGCTCAGATAGGAAGCAGTTCAGTGCCATCCCCTCCAAAACCATGGGCATGAGTGTGGACGCCTTCACCATCCCTAATCATCTTTGgcaaggagggggaggagggggaggaggagggagcaggagaGCAAGCATTACCAAGAAGGCGGTCATTACCAAGTGA